Proteins encoded by one window of Epinephelus moara isolate mb chromosome 18, YSFRI_EMoa_1.0, whole genome shotgun sequence:
- the LOC126406157 gene encoding extracellular serine/threonine protein kinase FAM20C-like produces MILFRKFRVFILMVFLVACTMHIMIDLLPKLEKRAAGADSGDGGCQCAHHPGGESQGWGKQRAMSAAEAGWPNKHTLRILQDFSNEPSSNLTSHSLEKITAAVDRAESFRRMRPSAGKAEDHKPLIGDASGGRTVPAHGGSRLSALFEHPLYKVDLPSLTDDDTLFNVNTDIRFYPRATGNQAWHNEEGNDEEEEFSPTGEVTAESYPNWLRFHIGINRYELYSRHSLVLDALLKDLVTQRITSVAMKSGGTQLKLIMTFQNYGQALFKPMK; encoded by the exons atGATATTGTTTCGTAAATTCAGAGTGTTCATACTCATGGTGTTTTTGGTGGCGTGCACCATGCACATTATGATAGACTTGTTACCGAAACTCGAGAAGCGGGCGGCGGGAGCGGACAGCGGGGACGGCGGCTGTCAGTGCGCTCACCACCCGGGCGGGGAGTCGCAGGGCTGGGGGAAGCAGCGCGCCATGTCGGCGGCTGAAGCGGGCTGGCCTAACAAGCACACGCTGAGAATCCTGCAGGATTTCAGCAACGAGCCGAGCTCCAACCTCACGTCGCACTCCTTGGAAAAGATCACAGCAGCCGTGGACAGAGCGGAGTCCTTCAGGCGGATGAGACCGTCGGCGGGGAAGGCGGAGGACCACAAGCCGCTCATCGGAGACGCGAGCGGGGGTCGGACCGTCCCTGCTCACGGTGGCTCCCGGCTGTCTGCTCTGTTTGAGCATCCTTTATACAAGGTTGACCTTCCTTCCCTCACGGACGATGACACTTTGTTTAACGTGAACACAGACATCAGGTTTTACCCCAGAGCAACAGGGAACCAAGCATG GCACAATGAGGAGGGGaacgatgaggaggaggagttctCTCCTACAGGAGAGGTGACGGCGGAATCTTACCCCAACTGGTTACGCTTCCACATCGGCATCAACCGCTACGAGCTGTACTCCAGACACAGTCTGGTGCTGGATGCTCTGCTGAAGGACCTGGTCACGCAGAGGATCACCAGCGTGG CCATGAAATCAGGAGGCACCCAGCTGAAGTTGATCATGACTTTCCAGAACTATGGACAAGCGCTGTTCAAGCCCATGAAGTAA